A stretch of the Hydra vulgaris chromosome 09, alternate assembly HydraT2T_AEP genome encodes the following:
- the LOC136084966 gene encoding uncharacterized protein LOC136084966, giving the protein MGLLKKVTTFDFISTLFFIKNIIEKIKILPEILKSPNFNVIDSINVIESSAKYIQNISNDTDAMNNLIESAVIFSRKLHIDAENDYERHHRLISMEIKAFYRKEFKEFIYSLAMGLTKNSAALKEIFAPITKDFSFPLNKDKLSIENLTKANKLFPPGYKNHIPDVHVLKGQMEILIDICYEEGGEDFKSSRILAKMLKDILYHVVKLKDILKQAHKLCIFVITAAYGIASNERSFSQLKIVKSHLRTTMSDERLDSLMLLTWEKELYKGVNREHLVKQWVQLKKRHIKIKQ; this is encoded by the coding sequence ATGGGACTTCtgaaaaaagtaacaacttttGATTTCATTAGTACTCTTTTCTTCATAAAGAATATCATTgagaagataaaaatattaccaGAAATCTTAAAAAGTCCAAACTTCAATGTCATTGACAGTATTAATGTAATTGAAAGTTCTGCCAAGTACATACAAAATATCAGTAACGATACAGATGCCATGAATAATTTGATTGAAAGTGCAGTAATATTTTCTAGGAAATTACACATTGATGCAGAAAACGATTACGAACGACACCATAGATTAATTTCTATGGAGATAAAAGCTTTTTACCGGAAAGAATTCAAAGAGTTCATATACTCTCTAGCCATGGGCTTAACCAAAAACTCGGCagcattaaaagaaatatttgccCCTATCACCAAAGATTTTAGTTTTCcgttaaataaagataaattgaGTATTGAAAACTTAACAAAAGCAAACAAACTTTTTCCTCCTGGATACAAGAATCATATTCCAGACGTCCATGTGCTGAAAGGCCAGATGGAAATTTTGATAGATATCTGCTATGAAGAAGGTGGTGAAGATTTTAAGTCATCAAGAATACTAGCCAAGATGCTGAAAGACATTTTGTACCATGTTGTGAAATTAAAGGATATACTGAAACAAGCCCATAAACTATGCATTTTTGTAATCACAGCTGCTTATGGTATAGCATCAAATGAGCGTTCTTTCAGCCAACTCAAGATTGTAAAATCACATCTGAGAACAACAATGAGTGACGAGAGATTGGATAGTCTCATGCTACTGACGTGGGAAAAAGAACTTTATAAAGGAGTTAACCGCGAACATCTTGTTAAACAATGGGTTCAGTTGAAGAAACGTCATATTAAAATCAAACAGTAG